In a genomic window of Gouania willdenowi chromosome 11, fGouWil2.1, whole genome shotgun sequence:
- the LOC114471855 gene encoding tyrosine--tRNA ligase, cytoplasmic, which yields MADQLSPDEKLQLITRNLQEVLGEEKLKQLLQERELKVYWGTATTGKPHVAYFVPMSKLADFLKAGCEVTILFADLHAYLDNMKAPWELLELRVKYYEQIIKAMLESIGVPLEKLKFIKGTDFQLSREYTLDVYRLSSMVTEHDAKKAGTEVVKQVEHPLLSALLYPGLQALDEEYLKVDAQFGGVDQRKIFTLAEKYLPSLGYAKRVHLMNPMVPGLTGAKMSSSEEESKIDLLDSKEAVKKKLKKAFCEPGNIQNNGVLSFVKYVVLPLRGELCIKRDPKWGGDKVYTEFEEVEKDFAAESIHPGDLKASVEDALNELLEPIRTKFASPELLQLTNAAYPDQ from the exons ATGGCAGACCAGCTGAGTCCAGATGAGAAGCTCCAACTCATTACCAGGAACCTCCAG GAGGTTCTTGGAGAAGAGAAGCTGAAGCAGCTCCTCCAGGAGCGAGAGCTCAAAGTGTACTGGGGGACAGCGACCACAGGGAAACCTCACGTCGCCTATTTCGTTCCCATGTCAAAGTTAGCTGATTTCCTCAAGGCTGGATGTGAG GTCACCATCCTGTTCGCTGACCTTCATGCCTACCTGGACAATATGAAGGCTCCCTGGGAGCTGCTGGAGCTCAGAGTGAAGTACTACGAGCAGATAATCAAAGCCATGCTGGAGAGCATTGGTGTTCCTTTGGAAAAGTTGAAGTTCATCAAAGGAACAGACTTCCAGCTCAGCAG AGAGTACACGCTGGATGTGTACCGTCTGTCCTCCATGGTGACAGAGCATGATGCTAAGAAGGCTGGGACGGAGGTGGTCAAACAGGTGGAGCATCCTCTGCTGAGTGCTCTTCTCTATCCAGGACTGCAG GCTCTTGATGAGGAATACTTGAAAGTGGACGCTCAGTTTGGAGGAGTTGATCAGAGGAAAATTTTCACTTtggcagaaaag TACCTTCCCTCTCTGGGCTACGCTAAGCGTGTCCACCTGATGAACCCCATGGTACCAGGACTGACTGGGGCTAAGATGAGCTCTTCAGAGGAG GAGTCAAAGATTGACCTCCTGGACTCCAAAGAGGCTGTGAAGAAGAAGCTGAAAAAGGCTTTCTGTGAACCAGGAAACATTCAGAACAATGGAGTCCTCTCTTTTGTAAAATATGTGGTTCTCCCTCTGCGAGGAG AGCTCTGCATCAAGCGTGACCCTAAATGGGGAGGAGACAAAGTTTACACTGAGTTTGAAGAAGTGGAGAAGGACTTTGCTGCAGAG TCCATCCATCCCGGGGACCTTAAGGCCTCTGTGGAAGATGCACTGAATGAGCTACTGGAACCAATCAGAACAAAGTTTGCCTCTCCAGAGCTCCTCCAGCTTACCAACGCTGCCTATCCCGACCAAT AG